The Flavobacterium praedii genome window below encodes:
- a CDS encoding four helix bundle protein — translation MDHKELDVWKKSMDLVESIYTLTQRFPDVEKYGLTSQMRRAAVSIPSNIAEGAARKGNKELLQFLYIAIGSLSELETQYLIAIRLTFIEKEEVLEKQMIEVKKLLLGFKNYISKV, via the coding sequence ATGGATCATAAAGAATTAGATGTTTGGAAAAAAAGTATGGACTTGGTTGAGTCAATTTATACTCTTACTCAGCGATTTCCAGATGTTGAAAAATATGGTTTAACGAGTCAAATGAGAAGGGCTGCGGTTTCGATTCCATCAAACATAGCTGAAGGTGCTGCTCGAAAAGGGAATAAAGAATTATTACAGTTTCTGTATATTGCTATTGGTTCGCTTTCTGAATTGGAGACGCAATATCTTATTGCAATACGATTGACTTTTATAGAAAAAGAGGAGGTTTTGGAAAAACAAATGATTGAAGTGAAAAAGCTTTTATTAGGATTTAAGAATTATATAAGTAAAGTGTAG